In Methanonatronarchaeum thermophilum, a genomic segment contains:
- a CDS encoding anaerobic ribonucleoside-triphosphate reductase activating protein, which produces MKLNFGGKIPLTTVDWPGKPCMSIYFRGCNFRCPYCHNHDILEGLDEIKISKVVEEVEESARYIEGVNVSGGEPTVQIEVLMHLARRVKDLDLGFGLQTNGYYPDRVLRLVESGLVDYISLDIKAPLDNEELYSEVAGVEVDTDRIKETLNTLIDFNGEREVTTTLFRGKVGREEVNRVVNDLKDIRYVLQQGRPESAMQMEYRDIEKFTREELIEIAKKIDYPEILIRTFERGEEII; this is translated from the coding sequence ATGAAACTTAATTTTGGTGGTAAAATACCGTTAACAACGGTTGATTGGCCTGGTAAACCATGTATGTCTATTTATTTTAGAGGATGTAATTTCAGGTGTCCATACTGCCATAACCATGATATTTTAGAGGGTCTTGATGAAATTAAGATATCTAAGGTAGTGGAGGAGGTGGAGGAGTCGGCACGTTATATAGAGGGTGTGAATGTTTCTGGTGGGGAACCGACGGTTCAAATCGAGGTTTTAATGCATTTAGCTAGGCGGGTTAAAGACCTTGACCTTGGATTCGGTTTGCAAACCAATGGATACTATCCAGACAGGGTTTTGAGGTTGGTTGAATCGGGGTTGGTCGACTATATATCGCTTGACATAAAAGCACCTCTCGATAATGAGGAGTTGTATAGTGAGGTTGCTGGTGTTGAAGTCGATACCGATAGGATAAAGGAGACATTGAACACCTTGATTGATTTTAATGGCGAACGAGAAGTTACAACCACATTATTTAGAGGTAAAGTCGGTAGGGAAGAGGTAAATCGGGTTGTTAATGATCTAAAAGATATTAGATACGTACTTCAACAAGGTAGACCCGAAAGTGCTATGCAGATGGAGTACAGAGATATAGAGAAATTCACTAGAGAAGAGTTAATTGAAATCGCAAAAAAAATTGATTACCCGGAAATATTGATTAGAACATTTGAGAGAGGAGAGGAAATAATTTGA
- a CDS encoding substrate-binding domain-containing protein, producing MKRRDFLKLIGGAAVGATTVGVAGCLDFNGDTGELPLIADKKLTLTTTTSTYDTGLLDALNGAFEERYGVSVEAVAQGTGAALETARRGDSDVVMVHARELEDGFLEDGKGVNRRDIMFNDFIIVGPEDDPAGIQGMEDAPDALDKIAETESTFVSRGDNSGTHVKELDIWDLAENEPGGGWYREAGDGMGPVLNQADGSDAYALADRGTFISMKANLDLHIMVEGPIEDGPEILANPYGIMAVNPGVHDDVKYDIAMAYIGFITSKEGQQIIEDYTVEGEQLFYPEAISDKPNFQQYVPKEWRK from the coding sequence ATGAAACGAAGAGATTTTTTAAAACTAATAGGCGGAGCCGCAGTGGGTGCAACCACCGTTGGAGTAGCTGGATGCCTAGATTTTAATGGAGATACTGGAGAACTACCACTCATAGCAGATAAAAAACTAACCTTAACAACAACTACAAGCACATACGACACCGGACTCCTCGATGCATTGAACGGGGCATTTGAAGAAAGATATGGAGTAAGCGTCGAAGCAGTTGCACAGGGAACAGGAGCCGCATTGGAAACCGCACGCCGAGGAGACTCGGACGTCGTCATGGTTCACGCAAGAGAACTAGAAGACGGGTTCTTAGAGGATGGCAAAGGCGTTAACCGAAGAGACATAATGTTCAACGACTTCATCATAGTCGGTCCAGAAGACGACCCTGCAGGGATACAGGGAATGGAAGACGCACCTGACGCTTTAGATAAAATAGCAGAAACCGAATCAACCTTCGTATCTAGAGGAGACAACTCAGGCACACACGTAAAAGAACTAGATATATGGGATCTCGCCGAAAACGAACCCGGAGGCGGATGGTATAGAGAAGCTGGTGACGGCATGGGTCCAGTACTTAACCAAGCAGATGGAAGCGATGCATATGCATTGGCCGATAGAGGCACATTCATATCGATGAAGGCCAACCTTGACTTACATATAATGGTTGAAGGTCCAATAGAAGACGGTCCAGAAATACTGGCAAACCCATATGGAATAATGGCTGTAAACCCAGGAGTCCATGATGACGTTAAATACGATATTGCAATGGCATACATAGGTTTCATAACATCCAAAGAAGGCCAGCAGATAATCGAAGACTACACAGTAGAAGGAGAGCAATTATTCTACCCAGAAGCAATTTCAGATAAACCAAACTTCCAGCAATACGTACCAAAGGAATGGAGAAAATAA
- a CDS encoding AAA family ATPase — protein MKVIGFVGRQASGKTTAAKFLKNDEIPVVRMGDTVRNETRERGLEPTIENIGQVANELRQKNGLEAIAELTIPEIKDKKSNLVIIDGIRGKKEVDRFREEFDEKFISIAIKSSQKTRFKRIQERKRSDDAASWSEFIEKEEREDSWGLDEAIETADLKIKNENSLETFQDQLTKLVEGIK, from the coding sequence TTGAAGGTCATTGGATTTGTAGGACGGCAGGCATCAGGGAAGACAACTGCGGCGAAGTTTTTAAAAAACGATGAGATACCCGTAGTTAGAATGGGAGACACGGTTCGTAATGAAACACGGGAAAGAGGTTTAGAGCCAACTATAGAGAACATAGGTCAGGTAGCAAACGAATTAAGACAAAAAAACGGGCTTGAAGCTATAGCTGAACTAACAATCCCAGAGATTAAGGATAAAAAATCAAACCTAGTAATCATCGATGGAATAAGAGGTAAAAAAGAAGTAGATAGGTTTAGAGAAGAGTTCGATGAAAAATTCATATCTATAGCAATAAAATCAAGCCAGAAAACAAGGTTTAAACGAATACAAGAAAGAAAAAGATCCGACGACGCCGCAAGTTGGAGCGAGTTCATAGAGAAAGAAGAACGAGAAGATTCATGGGGCCTCGATGAAGCAATAGAAACAGCAGACCTAAAAATAAAAAACGAAAACAGCCTAGAAACATTTCAAGACCAACTAACAAAATTGGTAGAGGGAATAAAATAA
- a CDS encoding ABC transporter ATP-binding protein codes for MSMLKTKNKDKFDDKGVMDRISLTDVSFGFDSPILENVNLELESSEVLAVIGPSGTGKTTLLRLLSLFYKPDEGNVFFDNKDVWSVSKKQRLSLRRKIGMVFQRPNLFNSSVHNNVKYGLKVRQTWRDRLNRYFTGVLNKNTDPRVVEKLRIVGLEDYIQKDASSLSGGEAQRVAFARALAYEPEYLLLDEPTSDLDPRNTAIIEEAIHKAREKGIGIAVATHDMNQAERIADRVAVIINGQILEVGDAETIFNNPKNQKTKRFIEGKLVY; via the coding sequence ATGTCAATGCTGAAAACCAAGAATAAAGATAAGTTTGATGATAAAGGAGTTATGGATCGAATCTCTCTCACAGATGTTAGTTTCGGATTCGATTCTCCAATTCTAGAGAACGTGAACCTTGAGTTAGAGAGTTCAGAGGTTCTTGCCGTAATCGGGCCGTCTGGAACTGGTAAAACAACTTTGCTGAGGCTTCTTTCACTTTTTTATAAACCAGATGAAGGGAACGTATTTTTCGATAACAAAGATGTTTGGTCGGTTTCAAAGAAACAAAGACTTTCTTTACGACGTAAAATCGGTATGGTTTTTCAAAGACCCAATTTATTCAATTCTTCGGTACACAACAACGTTAAATATGGATTAAAGGTCAGGCAAACATGGCGAGACCGGTTGAACCGATACTTTACCGGAGTACTCAACAAAAACACAGACCCCCGTGTTGTTGAAAAACTCCGGATAGTGGGGCTTGAAGACTACATCCAAAAAGATGCTTCATCCCTTTCTGGAGGTGAAGCTCAAAGAGTAGCCTTCGCCCGAGCCCTAGCCTACGAACCAGAATACTTACTTTTAGACGAACCAACCTCAGATCTAGACCCCAGAAACACAGCCATAATAGAAGAAGCTATACACAAAGCACGAGAGAAAGGAATTGGAATAGCAGTGGCAACACACGACATGAATCAAGCGGAAAGAATAGCTGACAGAGTTGCAGTAATAATAAACGGTCAGATACTGGAAGTTGGAGATGCAGAAACAATATTCAACAACCCAAAAAACCAAAAAACAAAGAGGTTTATAGAAGGAAAACTCGTCTACTAA
- a CDS encoding sugar phosphate isomerase/epimerase family protein → MENPIYFASFNMLELDPREMIKKINKHNFDGVEILADGNHELKGKNIEIFRELSKQTPLSVHAPFEGINLASLNDEIWERSIEKTTTAIKGAAKINAKCTTIHPGHLTSVTVHFRDRAWRRTIRAFRRLADKATEENTSIAIENMPKMEHLFCRHPSEIQGFIETVNKPNLKFTFDIGHAHTNNNLEKFLEIKNQINHIHIHDNKGDFDSHLPVGEGTANIKQTLKELKNYKGIYVIEGRNLKEGETSREKMNEYTKQTQKTE, encoded by the coding sequence ATGGAAAACCCCATATACTTCGCTTCATTCAACATGCTAGAACTAGACCCCAGAGAGATGATAAAAAAAATAAACAAACACAACTTCGATGGAGTCGAAATACTAGCAGACGGAAACCACGAACTCAAAGGAAAAAACATAGAGATATTCAGAGAACTAAGCAAGCAAACACCATTATCCGTACACGCACCATTCGAAGGAATAAACCTAGCAAGCCTCAACGACGAGATATGGGAGAGATCGATAGAAAAAACAACCACCGCAATAAAAGGTGCAGCAAAAATAAACGCCAAATGCACAACAATACACCCCGGCCACCTAACCAGCGTCACAGTACACTTCAGAGACAGAGCCTGGAGAAGAACCATAAGAGCTTTCAGAAGACTTGCAGACAAAGCAACGGAAGAAAACACATCGATAGCGATAGAAAACATGCCCAAAATGGAACACCTATTCTGCAGACATCCATCAGAGATACAAGGATTCATAGAAACAGTCAACAAACCAAACCTAAAATTCACTTTCGATATAGGACATGCCCACACAAACAACAACCTCGAAAAATTCCTGGAGATAAAAAACCAAATAAACCACATACACATACACGACAACAAAGGAGACTTCGACTCACACCTACCAGTCGGTGAAGGAACAGCAAACATAAAACAAACACTAAAAGAACTAAAAAACTACAAAGGAATATACGTAATCGAAGGAAGAAACCTGAAGGAAGGAGAGACCAGTAGAGAAAAAATGAACGAATACACAAAACAAACACAAAAAACAGAATAA
- the thpR gene encoding RNA 2',3'-cyclic phosphodiesterase, protein MRSFISLDLPSEFKDEIERIQHELSASGADLNLVDPEKVHITLKFLGEIDSNQLKKVVSGVENAVKGFNSFKASIEEVGVFPDIGYIKVVWLGVDKGSEKVVDLHKRIEREMVSIGFSEEEHEFVPHATLARVKSGRNKERLVDALKKNEGIYVGETTFDVVKIKKSELKPEGPEYTDLKEVKLVG, encoded by the coding sequence TTGAGGAGCTTTATCTCACTTGACCTGCCTAGTGAATTTAAGGATGAGATTGAGAGGATACAGCATGAACTATCCGCTAGTGGAGCCGACCTTAATCTGGTAGATCCAGAAAAAGTTCATATAACTCTTAAGTTTCTTGGTGAAATCGATTCGAACCAACTTAAAAAAGTAGTTAGCGGTGTTGAAAATGCTGTTAAGGGTTTTAATAGTTTTAAAGCCTCTATCGAAGAGGTTGGTGTGTTCCCTGATATAGGTTACATAAAAGTGGTGTGGCTGGGAGTGGATAAAGGTAGCGAAAAGGTTGTTGACTTGCATAAACGTATCGAAAGAGAAATGGTTTCTATTGGATTTAGTGAAGAGGAGCATGAGTTCGTTCCACACGCAACACTAGCTCGAGTTAAGAGCGGTCGTAACAAAGAAAGGTTAGTTGATGCATTAAAGAAGAATGAGGGTATTTATGTTGGAGAAACAACCTTCGATGTTGTCAAGATAAAGAAAAGTGAGTTAAAGCCGGAGGGTCCGGAGTACACCGATCTCAAGGAGGTTAAGTTAGTTGGATGA
- a CDS encoding nucleotidyltransferase domain-containing protein → MKDIELRIRDFFRVGHMLFSTVRYSQGDKVEALLRYIEHKDGGRESDIDNKKYRKLSFEQSFEYLKKNKPKYIEKVSGNQRQLIPKTDIDKIYRPEKNTYSGIAQKVIELFVEIGVSRNSIGLTGSRLVGLQTPNSDIDLAVYGKKEFNKARDAIQKLIEKKKLKPFEDTDWRKAYEKRQPSLTYEEFVFHEKRKNNRAKINGIPLDLLFVRNQKELPSKDFEGTKTKTKKITGTVIDDSMNFDSPAIYKIKHPTIDYVLSYTHTYAGQAYNGEEIVARGVHQTGVKEILIVGTSRIAEGEYIKTLKD, encoded by the coding sequence ATGAAAGACATAGAACTAAGAATCAGAGATTTCTTTAGAGTAGGACATATGTTGTTCTCAACAGTTAGATACAGCCAGGGAGACAAAGTAGAAGCCCTACTTAGGTATATAGAACATAAAGACGGAGGCAGGGAAAGCGATATAGACAATAAAAAATACCGTAAACTTAGTTTCGAACAATCATTTGAATACCTAAAGAAAAACAAACCAAAATACATCGAAAAGGTCAGTGGTAACCAACGTCAATTGATACCTAAAACAGATATAGACAAAATCTATAGGCCTGAAAAAAACACCTACAGCGGTATCGCCCAAAAGGTTATAGAACTATTTGTAGAGATAGGGGTCAGTAGAAATTCTATCGGCCTAACAGGATCTAGGTTGGTTGGATTACAAACGCCAAATTCAGACATCGATTTAGCTGTATATGGCAAAAAAGAATTCAATAAAGCCCGAGACGCCATTCAAAAATTGATAGAGAAAAAAAAGTTAAAGCCTTTTGAAGATACAGATTGGAGAAAAGCCTACGAAAAACGCCAACCCTCACTAACATATGAAGAGTTCGTTTTCCACGAAAAAAGAAAAAACAATAGAGCAAAAATAAACGGCATTCCACTGGACCTGCTCTTCGTTAGAAATCAAAAGGAACTCCCCTCAAAAGATTTCGAAGGAACAAAAACCAAAACAAAAAAAATTACTGGAACCGTTATCGATGACTCAATGAACTTCGATTCACCCGCAATATACAAAATAAAACACCCAACAATCGACTACGTACTATCCTACACACATACATACGCAGGGCAGGCCTACAATGGAGAAGAGATAGTTGCAAGAGGCGTACACCAAACAGGAGTTAAAGAGATATTGATAGTTGGCACATCAAGAATTGCGGAAGGAGAATACATAAAAACATTGAAGGACTGA
- a CDS encoding ABC transporter permease, with translation MDLIVALISGIITSFVATVLGLIGIEVDFGWNYITSIIYVSLYVSLTAVFFSTLFSIPVAMVVGFTDFPGKQLVVSVINTGMGFPSVVVGLVVLFAVSKQGPLGTLDLMFTKEAMIMSQFVLATPVITGVALSSVMGVREGVRDAAYAMGGTKIDVSLVTIKEARAGIVTAVLAGLGRAISEVGSVLIVGGNIAGYDGTSITRTLTTAIQLEARQGRFETAMVLGGILVALVLLINGILIRLGYSRVSGGKD, from the coding sequence ATGGACCTGATCGTAGCGTTGATTTCAGGGATTATAACCTCTTTCGTTGCAACCGTTTTAGGCCTAATCGGCATAGAGGTTGATTTCGGCTGGAACTACATAACCAGTATTATCTATGTCTCTCTGTATGTGAGTTTAACTGCGGTTTTTTTCAGCACGTTGTTCAGTATTCCAGTCGCAATGGTTGTCGGCTTCACAGATTTCCCTGGTAAACAACTTGTTGTTTCAGTAATAAACACCGGTATGGGTTTCCCAAGCGTTGTAGTTGGATTGGTCGTGTTGTTTGCCGTGTCTAAACAAGGTCCCTTAGGAACCCTTGACTTGATGTTTACAAAAGAAGCGATGATAATGTCCCAATTCGTTTTAGCAACACCAGTGATAACCGGAGTTGCCCTATCCTCAGTTATGGGGGTTAGGGAGGGTGTGCGTGACGCAGCATATGCTATGGGCGGTACAAAAATCGATGTTTCACTGGTTACAATCAAAGAGGCTAGAGCCGGAATTGTTACAGCAGTTTTAGCCGGCCTTGGACGCGCTATAAGCGAAGTAGGATCTGTTTTAATTGTAGGGGGCAATATAGCTGGTTATGATGGAACATCCATCACGAGGACATTAACAACCGCGATACAGCTTGAAGCAAGGCAAGGCAGATTTGAAACCGCAATGGTTTTAGGAGGTATACTAGTAGCACTTGTCTTACTTATAAATGGAATATTGATACGTCTTGGATACAGCCGTGTCTCTGGAGGTAAAGACTGA
- a CDS encoding UbiA family prenyltransferase, with amino-acid sequence MASIAVLIGGAVAGDLSQPHYQINIALAMLSAFIITGAGNTINDYYDIDIDKVNAPTRPIPSGEIKQNTAHKLSIALFIVGVALSIFINVVCLVIATINSLLLYFYARNLKGTPLIGNLSVGILVGTTFLYGGAAVEGLAIATILFILATTATIGREIAKDIEDIKGDRGVADTVATKYGINNSANLAIAMTVIAVSMSPLPYTLEIFGIEYLATVMIANIIFITAAIQLLKEKTIKSASKFQKNSKTAMITALISFLIGSLL; translated from the coding sequence ATGGCTTCAATAGCAGTTTTAATAGGAGGGGCCGTCGCAGGAGACCTCAGCCAACCACACTACCAAATAAACATAGCACTAGCTATGTTGTCAGCATTCATCATCACTGGAGCTGGGAACACTATAAACGACTATTATGATATCGACATCGATAAAGTGAACGCACCAACTAGACCCATACCATCTGGAGAAATAAAACAAAATACCGCCCATAAACTATCTATAGCTCTATTTATAGTTGGAGTTGCACTCTCCATATTCATTAACGTTGTCTGCCTCGTTATAGCAACAATAAACTCCCTATTACTGTATTTTTACGCAAGAAATCTCAAAGGAACCCCATTAATAGGTAATTTATCTGTTGGGATTTTAGTTGGAACAACATTTCTATATGGTGGAGCCGCTGTCGAAGGACTAGCTATCGCAACAATACTATTCATACTCGCAACAACAGCTACGATAGGCAGAGAGATAGCTAAAGACATAGAAGACATCAAAGGAGATAGAGGTGTCGCCGACACAGTAGCTACAAAATACGGAATAAACAACTCAGCCAACCTCGCAATAGCCATGACAGTTATCGCCGTATCTATGAGCCCACTCCCATACACATTAGAGATATTCGGAATAGAATACCTAGCCACCGTCATGATAGCAAACATAATCTTCATCACAGCCGCAATCCAACTCCTCAAAGAAAAAACAATAAAATCAGCAAGCAAATTCCAAAAAAACTCCAAAACCGCTATGATAACAGCATTAATCTCATTCCTAATAGGAAGCCTACTCTGA
- a CDS encoding RNA-binding domain-containing protein: MTEITVETPIYPTEESEKIKKLIKKLFPKIEIEIKEREQKKALVAFGNKESLKKLRKKLWEQKILDTSRTYLQKQKQNNLTTFSINKQSATSGKINIKENDILGTIKITIKEETPQKLQKTIDWLAPETEDGKPITQT; encoded by the coding sequence ATGACCGAAATAACAGTCGAAACCCCGATATACCCAACAGAAGAAAGTGAAAAAATAAAAAAACTCATAAAAAAACTATTCCCAAAGATAGAGATAGAGATAAAAGAAAGGGAGCAAAAAAAAGCCTTAGTCGCCTTTGGAAACAAAGAATCACTTAAAAAACTCAGAAAAAAACTCTGGGAACAAAAAATCCTAGACACATCAAGAACATACCTTCAAAAACAGAAACAAAACAACCTGACAACATTCTCCATAAACAAACAGTCAGCCACATCCGGTAAAATAAACATAAAAGAAAACGACATACTCGGAACAATAAAAATAACAATAAAAGAAGAAACCCCACAAAAACTCCAAAAAACAATAGACTGGCTAGCCCCCGAAACCGAAGACGGAAAACCGATAACTCAAACCTGA
- a CDS encoding PH domain-containing protein → MDFRHELMDGEEFVEEMSPHPLSFLGLYLIFLYPIALGIVFVFFHEDLVSYFSNLLMIEAAGIWTTIAVWWVLLIVPAIIIALLKITWKWLALYLAITTGLTLLKIYSWVEIAHMNYILVVIGLVGLVISEYYRRQHHFYLTNQRIITELDFFGKKTRSLMYSRVNDLVVQKSFLGKWFDYGTILPITASGFGLTSDMSMAGGGVGGSLDRFGGGLGLGFGGLKGIQDARGRPYYILYGVSESERIYRKISEFIRQTENTPYLKKISSDVETLTNQKRMDQGGTESEAKEPQDNKTN, encoded by the coding sequence ATGGATTTTAGACATGAGTTGATGGATGGTGAAGAGTTTGTTGAAGAGATGTCTCCACATCCACTGTCATTTTTAGGGCTGTATTTAATTTTTTTATACCCCATCGCATTAGGCATTGTTTTCGTGTTTTTCCATGAAGACCTGGTAAGTTATTTCTCAAACCTACTGATGATTGAAGCCGCGGGAATTTGGACAACTATCGCGGTTTGGTGGGTTTTATTGATAGTTCCAGCTATAATCATAGCTTTATTGAAAATAACATGGAAATGGCTTGCATTATATCTAGCCATTACAACCGGCCTAACCTTACTCAAAATATATAGTTGGGTAGAGATAGCGCACATGAACTACATCCTAGTCGTTATCGGTTTGGTAGGTTTAGTTATATCTGAATACTACCGCCGTCAACATCATTTCTATCTAACAAACCAACGAATCATAACCGAACTCGATTTCTTTGGTAAAAAAACCCGTTCATTGATGTACAGCCGGGTAAACGATTTAGTTGTTCAGAAATCTTTTTTAGGAAAATGGTTCGACTACGGAACCATACTACCCATAACCGCATCTGGATTCGGTTTAACCAGCGATATGTCGATGGCTGGAGGTGGTGTCGGTGGTTCATTAGATAGGTTTGGCGGAGGTTTAGGTTTAGGTTTCGGTGGGCTTAAAGGAATACAAGATGCACGTGGCCGACCATACTACATACTTTACGGTGTAAGTGAATCTGAAAGAATCTACCGTAAGATATCAGAGTTTATACGGCAAACCGAAAACACCCCATACCTAAAAAAGATATCTAGCGATGTTGAAACATTAACAAATCAAAAAAGAATGGATCAAGGAGGAACAGAATCTGAAGCCAAGGAGCCTCAGGATAATAAGACCAATTAA
- a CDS encoding rhomboid family intramembrane serine protease yields MLATLVFAPLAEIIFNTGVKDTRLVGTGYLSRLLSWPAFRALVVFPFIWFVVGIGLSMGTPPGIGFSAIVFALIGFCAVLAPVLVIVLLLVNIILNNFVSVLLVPIEVTRVTTVVAEPTWAGVGIWAHLLGFLVGILIAMAYYFYRGGFKKPEPLYVFFAVFIIGLMMGLDQPFSYVLDGEYVLFSAAGFILVLVLAALIYLFWKYVDAEPRSSKPSLKSLGRKKNVIDRGLSKDKVWKTSVLLIILFTLLISFTFVGAKATMESPEVPDHSIEVEGYEFWFQPGEGVLVYNEDKKIYTLIASPQELVSERTHSLYVGGLLDYERVDIHYSEIAPVSGDNVGSVWIDSKHGVENLFAKNHQSTGLEVSGVELYVGFDVENRSYMVMGVGEVDFNISIQKDKQYEVDEKDFTFELIDDKLWLYSNEFTGIIAEIKSPIP; encoded by the coding sequence ATGCTTGCAACCTTGGTTTTTGCTCCACTTGCAGAGATAATTTTTAACACTGGTGTTAAGGACACTAGGTTGGTTGGAACTGGTTATTTAAGCCGTTTGTTGTCTTGGCCTGCTTTTAGAGCACTTGTTGTATTTCCATTCATCTGGTTTGTTGTTGGAATAGGTTTGTCTATGGGAACTCCACCTGGAATAGGTTTTTCTGCAATAGTTTTCGCTTTAATAGGGTTTTGCGCGGTGCTGGCTCCAGTTTTAGTGATTGTGTTGTTGTTGGTGAACATTATATTGAACAATTTTGTTTCGGTTTTATTGGTTCCAATCGAGGTTACTAGGGTTACTACAGTTGTTGCAGAACCTACATGGGCTGGGGTTGGTATCTGGGCTCACTTACTTGGTTTTTTGGTAGGTATTCTGATTGCAATGGCCTATTATTTTTATAGAGGCGGTTTTAAGAAACCTGAACCTCTTTATGTGTTTTTCGCAGTTTTCATTATTGGTTTGATGATGGGGCTTGATCAACCTTTCAGTTATGTGTTGGATGGAGAGTATGTTCTTTTCAGTGCAGCAGGGTTTATTTTGGTTTTGGTTTTAGCTGCATTGATATATCTGTTTTGGAAGTATGTAGATGCAGAACCTAGATCTTCTAAACCGTCTTTGAAGAGTTTGGGCCGGAAAAAGAATGTTATAGATAGGGGGTTGTCAAAAGATAAGGTTTGGAAAACATCGGTTCTTTTAATCATTTTATTCACATTATTGATCTCTTTTACCTTTGTTGGAGCGAAAGCAACTATGGAGTCACCGGAAGTGCCTGACCACTCGATAGAGGTTGAGGGATATGAGTTCTGGTTCCAGCCTGGTGAGGGTGTTTTGGTCTACAATGAAGACAAAAAGATATACACGTTGATTGCATCTCCTCAAGAATTAGTTTCTGAGCGCACGCACTCGCTTTATGTAGGGGGTTTGTTGGATTATGAGAGAGTCGATATACATTACTCCGAGATAGCTCCTGTTTCAGGGGATAATGTAGGTAGTGTATGGATAGATTCAAAACATGGCGTTGAAAACTTATTTGCTAAAAACCATCAGTCCACGGGTCTTGAAGTCAGTGGAGTTGAATTATATGTCGGTTTCGATGTTGAAAACAGGTCCTACATGGTTATGGGGGTTGGTGAAGTAGATTTCAACATCTCAATACAAAAAGACAAGCAGTATGAAGTTGATGAGAAAGATTTCACATTTGAATTAATTGACGACAAATTATGGTTGTATTCAAACGAATTCACAGGCATTATCGCTGAAATCAAATCACCAATACCATAA
- the heR gene encoding heliorhodopsin HeR codes for MDNIERRKAISNSEISFSNLRKFNIKAGVLHLFQGVLLVVLGFWLEWSRDIYTFYLDFEVTNGVFKVLPDPTVFFTIEYLGVILASFLLISGFAHIYIAYFKNKKYNQYLSQGMNPYRWFEYSISSSIMIVLIAQFVGVWDFWSLVMIFVLNAMMIMFGYLMEKINSLTRKVDWTAYILGAISGFTAWVVIAAYFIAALSTAETQPPTFVYLILVVYFILFNTFSLNMVLQYKGIGRWSDYLYGEKTYIVLSLTAKTALAWLVFVGVFSPF; via the coding sequence TTGGACAACATAGAAAGAAGGAAAGCTATATCTAATTCAGAAATTAGTTTTAGCAATTTAAGGAAATTTAATATCAAGGCTGGTGTTTTACATCTATTTCAGGGAGTTTTGTTAGTTGTACTTGGTTTTTGGTTGGAGTGGTCAAGAGATATCTATACTTTCTATCTAGATTTTGAGGTTACCAACGGTGTTTTTAAGGTTTTACCAGACCCAACGGTATTTTTCACTATTGAATATCTAGGTGTAATTCTTGCTTCGTTCCTATTGATCTCTGGATTCGCCCATATCTATATTGCTTACTTTAAAAACAAAAAATACAATCAATATCTCAGTCAGGGAATGAATCCATACCGGTGGTTCGAATATTCAATCTCCAGCTCGATAATGATCGTGTTGATTGCGCAGTTCGTTGGAGTTTGGGATTTCTGGTCACTGGTAATGATATTTGTATTGAACGCAATGATGATCATGTTCGGCTATCTCATGGAGAAAATCAACAGCCTTACACGAAAGGTCGACTGGACAGCATATATACTAGGAGCTATATCCGGTTTCACCGCTTGGGTTGTTATAGCCGCATACTTCATAGCTGCATTAAGCACTGCAGAAACACAACCACCCACATTCGTCTACCTAATCCTTGTAGTTTACTTCATATTGTTCAACACCTTCTCCCTTAACATGGTTTTGCAGTATAAAGGGATTGGCAGATGGAGTGACTATCTATATGGAGAAAAAACCTACATAGTGCTCAGCTTAACAGCTAAAACAGCTCTTGCTTGGTTAGTTTTCGTCGGAGTTTTCTCACCATTCTAA